The genomic window AATCAAAGTTTAAAATTAAAAAATTCTACAATAATTCATCATGGTGTATCAAAGCGGTTTTCGTTGCCCATTAAAAAACAATTACCTATAGAACAATATAATTTCAACCAACCATTCAAATTTTTATATGTCTCAATTATAGATGTTTATAAACATCAAGATAATGTACTTAAAAGCATTGCTGCTCTAAGAGAAAAATCCTATCCCGTAGAAATAACTTTTATTGGTGGTAAATACATACCTTGCTATCAACGATTTATCTCCGTTTACAAGGATCTGGGAGCTCAAACTTTTGCCAATTATCTAGGGGAAGTACCTTACAAAGATTTGATCCAATATTATAAAAATGCAGATGCTTTTATTTTTGCTTCTTCCTGTGAAAATATGCCGAATACCCTTTTGGAAGCAATGAGCTCTGGCTTGCCGATAGCATGCTCAATATCAAATCCAATGCCCGAATTCTTAGGCGAACATGGATATTATTTTGATCCTGAGCAAGTTGAAAACATTTCTACTGCATTGGAAAAATTGCTCCTAGAACCTCAGCAAAGAATGAAAAATGCCAAAGAGGCACAATTGAAAGCACAAGATTACAACTGGAAGCGTTGCGCTCAGGAAACTATGGATTATCTTTGGAGCATCAAAGCAAATATTGAATAATGTGTGGCATTTTAGCAATCTTTGGTAGGTATAATGAAGCCAACGCGCACGAATGCCTGGACAAATTAAAACATCGTGGACCTGATGCTTGTGCTAGTTTTTCGGATGAAAAATTTTATTTAGGTCACCAAAGATTAGCAATCCAAGATTTGAGCGAAGCAGCCATACAACCCATGTGGACTGATGAAAAAGATGCTGTAATTATATTTAATGGGGAAATATACAATCATTGGAAGTTGAGGCGAGATACTTTATCAAGTTTTGATTTTAAAACACAATCAGATACTGAAACGTTATTAGTAGGCTTAAAGCAATTTGGTATTGATTTTTGTTCAGGTTTAAATGGAATATATGCCTTTTGCTATATAGATTACAAAAAGAATGAAGTTTACTGTGTAAGAGATCCATTTGGCATCAAGCCCCTTTATTATTACTATACAGAAAGTTCACTTTTATTTTCATCAGAAATAAAAGCAATTTCTCATTTCGATCACTTTAATTCTGAATGGGATGCACAATCATTGCTAGATTACACGGAATATCTGTATAGTCCTAGCACAGATACTGCATTCCGGCAAGTTAAGAAAGTTGCCGCAGGTCATTATATACATTTTAAATTAGGAAATTTTACCAACTTAATTCAACAAAAATATTACCAAATTGACTTCAACGGAAATTATTCCAAAAGTAGTGAGATAGATTTGACCAATAAACTTGACAGAATCCTACAAGATTCAATACAAAGACAATTATTATCAGATGTTCCGGTAGGTTTTTTCCTTTCGGGTGGTTTAGATTCAAGCTTAATTGTCGCAATCGCTCAAAAAATATTGAAAAAGAAAAAACTTCCTTGCTATACTATAGATTCCGAATCAAATACAAGCGCAGATGGCTTTGCAGATGACACAATGTATGCAAGAAAAGTTGCGAAATTACTTGATTGCGAGTT from Saprospiraceae bacterium includes these protein-coding regions:
- a CDS encoding glycosyltransferase family 4 protein — translated: MTKPTLAIDATNISAGGAVTHLMELCSHLSAINHHFGEIFIFGPLQLESKLQLSPNIKFISHPWLSKNYLFRYLWLKYKFPEELKLRNVDLLFVPGGYYSGSFSPFVSMCRNMLVFDKNERNRYGFSLMNARLTLLNIFQSQTFRKAAGLIFISNYAKNIVNQSLKLKNSTIIHHGVSKRFSLPIKKQLPIEQYNFNQPFKFLYVSIIDVYKHQDNVLKSIAALREKSYPVEITFIGGKYIPCYQRFISVYKDLGAQTFANYLGEVPYKDLIQYYKNADAFIFASSCENMPNTLLEAMSSGLPIACSISNPMPEFLGEHGYYFDPEQVENISTALEKLLLEPQQRMKNAKEAQLKAQDYNWKRCAQETMDYLWSIKANIE
- the asnB gene encoding asparagine synthase (glutamine-hydrolyzing); this translates as MCGILAIFGRYNEANAHECLDKLKHRGPDACASFSDEKFYLGHQRLAIQDLSEAAIQPMWTDEKDAVIIFNGEIYNHWKLRRDTLSSFDFKTQSDTETLLVGLKQFGIDFCSGLNGIYAFCYIDYKKNEVYCVRDPFGIKPLYYYYTESSLLFSSEIKAISHFDHFNSEWDAQSLLDYTEYLYSPSTDTAFRQVKKVAAGHYIHFKLGNFTNLIQQKYYQIDFNGNYSKSSEIDLTNKLDRILQDSIQRQLLSDVPVGFFLSGGLDSSLIVAIAQKILKKKKLPCYTIDSESNTSADGFADDTMYARKVAKLLDCELHEVKTETPTLSDLRKMILQLDEPTADPAALHVKNICKAARDNGIFVLLGGTGADDIFSGYRRHQSLYYHQIFNIFPYKLRWLMKILVSNTDKGMPHFRRLSKFLDANVQKNPKEQLFNSYSWSPHQIVKQLFHSDYSKYFKSDSHFHLRNTLLEIPNEHEVLNQMLYLEIKHFLGDHNLNYTDKMSMAHGVEVRVPYLDKELVEFTTELPPNLKMRGNETKYILRKVAERYLPKEVIYRPKSGFGSPLRIWLKAELGIELDQLFNSPEFTHNPIFKSNNVLQILSEHRQGKHDYSYTLLAIASIFMFTEYYNKNV